One region of Syntrophobacter fumaroxidans MPOB genomic DNA includes:
- the mltG gene encoding endolytic transglycosylase MltG, whose product MNRKTGLMLLAGFLGLALLVAGSAVFHFWLFTRLPGSPSREIRQLTIQPGMSGPRVAQLLHDHGVVANAQEFYLLCWLRRSLGKLQAGEYAFMPLSTPDQILDQIIHGRVIVCSATLPEGATIRDMARALAQRGIIPEAEFIKLATDRESIGALGLDVPTLEGYLFPETYTFSRPINGAQVVKAMVRQFWRHLPPDWRQRAEELGYSLNDIVILASMVEKEAVIDSERSIIAAVFYNRLKLNMPLQSDPTAVYDLPDFTGPVTAAQLKRQSPYNTYLKKGLPVGPICNPGAKSLRAAFYPEDVRYIYFVSNNDGSHYFSETLSEHQKAVTRYQEKRKAMQEGESSNRAAPSVPTEDRSPQAADGSESASTTTGEAP is encoded by the coding sequence ATGAACCGAAAAACGGGGCTTATGCTCCTGGCCGGATTTCTTGGTCTGGCGCTGCTCGTCGCGGGTTCAGCCGTTTTCCATTTCTGGCTTTTCACGCGATTGCCCGGCAGCCCTTCCCGCGAAATCCGTCAACTGACCATCCAACCCGGGATGAGCGGTCCACGCGTGGCGCAACTGCTCCACGACCACGGCGTGGTGGCCAACGCCCAGGAATTCTACCTTCTGTGCTGGCTCCGGCGCTCCCTGGGCAAGCTTCAGGCCGGAGAGTACGCTTTCATGCCGTTGTCCACTCCCGACCAGATCCTCGATCAAATCATTCACGGGCGGGTCATTGTCTGCTCCGCGACCCTGCCCGAAGGGGCGACCATTCGCGACATGGCCAGAGCGCTCGCGCAGAGGGGGATCATCCCCGAGGCCGAGTTCATCAAGCTTGCAACGGACAGGGAAAGCATCGGCGCCCTGGGATTGGATGTCCCCACCCTGGAAGGTTACCTCTTTCCGGAAACCTACACTTTCAGCAGACCGATCAACGGCGCTCAGGTCGTGAAAGCCATGGTTCGTCAGTTCTGGCGGCATCTTCCCCCTGATTGGCGGCAGCGCGCGGAAGAGCTCGGGTACAGCCTCAACGACATCGTCATCCTGGCGTCCATGGTGGAAAAGGAGGCGGTCATCGATTCCGAGCGGTCGATCATTGCCGCGGTTTTCTACAACCGATTGAAGCTCAATATGCCGCTGCAAAGCGACCCGACGGCGGTCTACGACCTGCCCGATTTCACCGGGCCCGTCACCGCCGCCCAGCTCAAGCGCCAGAGCCCTTACAACACCTACCTGAAGAAAGGGTTGCCCGTCGGGCCGATATGCAATCCCGGGGCAAAGTCGCTGCGCGCCGCGTTTTATCCCGAGGACGTCCGATACATCTATTTCGTAAGCAATAACGACGGGTCCCATTATTTTTCAGAGACGCTGTCCGAACATCAGAAGGCGGTGACCCGGTACCAGGAGAAGAGGAAGGCGATGCAGGAAGGGGAATCGTCCAATCGAGCGGCGCCTTCCGTCCCGACTGAAGACCGGTCCCCTCAGGCGGCGGACGGCTCGGAGTCCGCCTCAACTACGACGGGTGAGGCGCCCTGA
- a CDS encoding MlaC/ttg2D family ABC transporter substrate-binding protein, with protein sequence MLLKAIKGILWTGLLLWLFSLTIPIRAAAAANPPISVIKAGTEQALQILRSSRSGQAPSVRQRRAEIMVIVDRYFNFHEMARRSLGRLWRDQPAEKQAEFVRLFKDMLFNTYIDKVESYTGSNEKFAYDKESIDGDYAVVKTRIQGYKNTDVKVDYRLRFENGEWQVYDVIVEGISLVDNYRSQFASILGNESFDGLLRRMRQKVNEMGRS encoded by the coding sequence ATGCTGCTTAAAGCGATCAAAGGGATTCTCTGGACAGGTTTGCTGCTGTGGTTGTTTTCTCTCACGATCCCGATACGGGCCGCCGCCGCCGCCAACCCTCCGATTTCGGTCATCAAGGCCGGAACCGAACAGGCCTTGCAGATACTGAGGAGTTCCCGGTCCGGACAGGCGCCTTCCGTTCGCCAGCGCAGAGCGGAAATCATGGTCATCGTGGACAGGTACTTCAACTTCCACGAAATGGCCAGGCGCTCCCTGGGACGGTTGTGGCGCGACCAGCCGGCCGAAAAGCAGGCGGAGTTCGTCCGCCTTTTCAAGGACATGCTTTTCAATACATACATCGACAAGGTTGAAAGCTATACCGGCTCGAACGAGAAGTTTGCCTACGACAAGGAGAGTATCGACGGAGACTATGCCGTCGTCAAGACCCGCATCCAGGGGTACAAGAACACCGACGTCAAGGTCGACTACCGTCTGCGCTTCGAGAACGGGGAATGGCAGGTCTACGATGTCATCGTCGAGGGGATCAGCCTTGTCGACAACTACCGCAGCCAATTCGCTTCCATCCTTGGCAATGAATCGTTCGACGGTCTCTTGAGGCGAATGCGTCAGAAGGTTAACGAGATGGGCCGATCCTGA
- the radC gene encoding RadC family protein codes for MGSGNEGHRARLRERFGRSGLSGFHDHEVLELLLSYAIPRRDVKPLAKDLLSRFGSLAAVLDAPPAVLRNVPGIGPNAAALLSILPELFTRYRESRWHREETFNSTRGAVSYLSALLCTERSEKFCILALNSTNDLIQMEEIQRGSVNRTAVFPRLVVEASLKHRATAVILAHNHPGGDPNPSAADQQLTRRLKRILNDLDIIVHDHIIIAGPRYYSFAEHGGLE; via the coding sequence ATGGGAAGCGGAAACGAGGGACACCGGGCACGCCTTCGAGAGCGCTTCGGGCGAAGCGGATTGAGCGGATTCCATGACCATGAAGTGTTGGAACTGCTGCTGTCCTACGCCATCCCCAGGAGGGACGTAAAACCGCTCGCCAAGGACCTTCTGTCCAGGTTCGGAAGTCTTGCGGCCGTCCTGGACGCCCCTCCGGCCGTTCTCCGGAACGTGCCGGGAATCGGCCCGAATGCCGCCGCCCTGCTCAGCATCCTTCCCGAGCTTTTCACACGTTACCGGGAAAGTCGCTGGCACCGGGAGGAGACTTTCAATTCCACCCGCGGGGCGGTGTCCTACCTGTCCGCGTTGCTGTGCACGGAACGCAGTGAAAAGTTTTGCATCCTGGCGCTGAACAGCACCAACGACCTGATCCAGATGGAGGAGATTCAGCGCGGGAGTGTCAATCGAACCGCGGTTTTCCCGCGGCTCGTGGTGGAAGCAAGCCTGAAACATCGTGCCACCGCGGTGATCCTGGCCCACAACCATCCGGGGGGAGATCCGAACCCGTCCGCCGCCGACCAGCAACTCACGCGCAGACTGAAACGAATTCTCAACGACCTGGACATCATCGTGCACGATCATATCATCATTGCCGGCCCGCGGTATTACTCCTTTGCCGAACACGGAGGACTGGAATGA
- a CDS encoding NTP transferase domain-containing protein — translation MEWKPHGVASVVLAAGKGSRMLGYDGNKTLLPLAPHASIYSGDRPILLEVLKNLPAGPKGIVVHHCADEVIRALSGLEASFLHQPVTNGTGGALLAAAPFLETVGEEAVIITMGDVPLIRPNTYARLVEGLGVHDLVVLAFIPADKAQYGMLEMREGEVLRIVEWKYWHAYPVEEQERLRFCNAGVYAVRRRGLVEYLGLLAGKAHVVKKRRGDSWVTIEEYFLTDLVELMRAGGLSIGVAEAPEEEVTGVDTPEALQLVQRRFAALAGSK, via the coding sequence ATGGAATGGAAACCGCACGGCGTTGCGAGTGTTGTCCTTGCCGCGGGCAAGGGCAGCCGTATGCTCGGATACGACGGGAACAAGACTTTGCTGCCGCTTGCTCCCCACGCTTCGATATATTCGGGCGATCGTCCCATCCTGCTCGAAGTGTTGAAGAATCTCCCGGCAGGGCCGAAGGGCATTGTCGTTCATCATTGTGCCGATGAAGTGATCCGGGCTTTGTCGGGGCTGGAAGCCTCCTTCCTGCATCAACCGGTCACCAACGGTACGGGCGGCGCTCTGCTGGCGGCTGCCCCGTTTCTTGAAACCGTCGGGGAGGAAGCCGTCATCATCACAATGGGCGATGTGCCCCTGATTCGCCCGAACACCTACGCAAGGCTCGTGGAAGGACTTGGCGTCCACGACCTGGTGGTGCTTGCGTTCATTCCGGCCGACAAGGCCCAGTACGGAATGCTGGAGATGCGGGAGGGCGAGGTCCTTCGCATCGTGGAGTGGAAATACTGGCACGCGTATCCGGTCGAGGAGCAGGAGCGTTTGCGCTTCTGCAACGCCGGCGTCTACGCCGTAAGGCGCCGGGGGCTCGTCGAGTACCTCGGGCTTCTCGCCGGGAAGGCTCACGTCGTGAAGAAACGGCGCGGGGACTCCTGGGTGACCATCGAGGAGTATTTCCTGACGGACCTGGTCGAGCTCATGAGAGCCGGCGGGCTCTCCATCGGCGTGGCGGAGGCACCGGAAGAGGAGGTGACGGGGGTGGACACTCCGGAAGCGCTCCAACTGGTGCAGCGAAGGTTCGCGGCACTGGCCGGATCGAAATGA
- a CDS encoding 4Fe-4S dicluster domain-containing protein: protein MSQYYLHQDQDKCIGCMSCEVHCKVSHGLPVGPRLTQIVEVGPRMVGNLPRTAFVFMPCFHCEVPWCVPVCPTGAMRKRPFDGIVYVEPSLCVGCKRCISACPWGAPQWNPATKKVVKCDYCMDRVDRGLKPACVTKCVTHCLRFGKVTEPNNARRERLARQMAFEPPPSPKQR from the coding sequence ATGAGTCAGTATTACCTGCACCAGGACCAGGACAAATGCATCGGGTGCATGAGCTGTGAAGTGCACTGCAAGGTCAGCCACGGTCTTCCCGTTGGGCCGCGGCTCACCCAGATCGTTGAGGTGGGGCCCAGGATGGTCGGCAACCTGCCCAGGACGGCATTCGTTTTCATGCCCTGTTTTCATTGCGAAGTCCCGTGGTGCGTGCCTGTCTGTCCCACCGGCGCCATGCGCAAGAGGCCGTTCGACGGTATCGTCTACGTGGAACCCTCCCTGTGCGTGGGATGCAAAAGGTGCATCTCCGCCTGCCCCTGGGGAGCTCCCCAGTGGAACCCCGCGACGAAAAAAGTGGTCAAGTGCGACTACTGCATGGACCGGGTGGACCGTGGGCTGAAGCCGGCCTGCGTCACCAAGTGCGTGACTCATTGCCTGCGTTTTGGAAAGGTGACCGAACCGAACAACGCGCGTCGCGAGCGCCTCGCGCGGCAGATGGCGTTCGAACCGCCGCCGAGTCCGAAACAACGCTGA
- the purM gene encoding phosphoribosylformylglycinamidine cyclo-ligase: protein MGKDLYREAGVDLDKANELVDRIRPLVRSTFTSGVITDIGGFGGLFSVNCHQMSQPVLVSSTDGVGTKLKVAFLANRHDSVGIDLVAMCVNDIIVQGARPLFFLDYLALGRVDLDLIEDLVAGIARGCKEAGCSLIGGETAEMPDFYRDGEYDMAGFAVGLVDNGDIIDGSTIRVGDQIVGIASSGLHSNGYSLVRRIIFDRLGLQPDSYLGECGRTVAEELLEPTRIYVEPVLKVMRQYRISGMAHITGGGFYDNIPRILPKACQALFHKGSWNVPPIFDFLREQGGISEEEMYRVFNNGIGYVLVVEASKSQEIIQLLNAMGRPAYRIGEIVPREEKAPPVRIVDR from the coding sequence ATGGGCAAAGATCTTTACCGGGAAGCCGGTGTGGACCTGGACAAAGCCAACGAACTGGTCGACCGCATCAGGCCGCTTGTGCGCTCCACCTTTACCAGTGGGGTGATCACGGATATTGGTGGTTTCGGCGGCTTGTTTTCCGTCAATTGCCATCAGATGTCGCAACCCGTCCTGGTGTCCTCGACGGACGGCGTTGGAACCAAGCTGAAGGTGGCATTCCTGGCGAACAGGCACGACAGTGTCGGCATCGACCTGGTGGCGATGTGCGTCAACGACATCATCGTGCAGGGAGCCAGACCCCTGTTTTTCCTGGACTATCTGGCCCTGGGGCGGGTCGACCTGGACCTGATCGAGGACCTGGTCGCCGGGATCGCGCGCGGATGCAAGGAAGCCGGTTGTTCGCTGATCGGAGGCGAGACGGCGGAAATGCCCGATTTCTACCGGGACGGTGAATATGACATGGCTGGATTCGCCGTTGGGCTGGTGGACAATGGGGATATCATCGACGGCTCCACGATTCGAGTCGGGGATCAGATCGTGGGCATCGCATCCAGCGGACTGCATTCCAACGGCTACAGCCTGGTGAGGCGGATCATCTTCGACCGGCTGGGGCTCCAGCCCGACAGCTACCTGGGCGAATGCGGCCGGACGGTGGCCGAGGAACTGCTCGAACCGACCCGCATCTATGTCGAACCGGTCTTGAAGGTCATGCGCCAATACCGGATTTCGGGCATGGCCCACATCACCGGAGGCGGTTTCTACGACAACATCCCGCGCATCCTGCCCAAGGCCTGCCAGGCTCTGTTCCACAAAGGCTCGTGGAATGTCCCGCCTATTTTTGATTTTCTGCGGGAGCAAGGGGGAATATCCGAAGAGGAAATGTACCGCGTCTTCAACAACGGGATCGGTTATGTGCTGGTGGTGGAAGCGTCGAAATCCCAGGAGATCATTCAGCTTCTGAACGCCATGGGCCGGCCCGCTTACAGGATCGGCGAAATCGTTCCAAGGGAGGAGAAGGCCCCGCCCGTTCGCATCGTGGACCGGTAG
- a CDS encoding AAA family ATPase, whose product MMENNGKIDKAIHFLSQYLHGKERALELALTCFFSRGHLLIEDLPGLGKTTLAIAIAKVLGLTFGRIQCTSDLLPSDITGVSIFDKNTGAFIFQPGPIFNHIVLVDEINRATPKTQSALLEAMGEKQVTIEGRTYDLPRPFLVIATQNPTEQFGTFPLPESQMDRFMMKISIGYPPREAEREILRGGSKRRAIQALEPMMGKQEVMEIQDRIRTGVYLSEKVLDYLLNIIEATRANEYLLSGLSTRGALALVNTAKSSAFFSGKDYVVPENIKRVAEYVIPHRVLFREEYESVNKKEIIKSILEEVPVPA is encoded by the coding sequence ATGATGGAAAACAACGGAAAAATCGACAAAGCCATCCACTTCCTCTCTCAATATCTGCACGGCAAGGAACGAGCGCTGGAACTGGCTCTCACCTGCTTTTTTTCCCGCGGCCATCTGCTCATCGAGGATCTGCCCGGTCTGGGCAAAACCACCCTGGCCATCGCCATCGCCAAGGTACTGGGCCTCACCTTCGGAAGGATCCAGTGCACGAGCGACCTGCTGCCGTCCGACATCACCGGGGTTTCCATATTCGACAAAAACACCGGGGCATTCATCTTTCAACCCGGTCCCATCTTCAATCATATCGTGCTCGTGGACGAGATCAACCGGGCGACCCCCAAGACGCAGAGCGCCTTGCTGGAAGCCATGGGAGAGAAGCAGGTCACCATCGAGGGCCGGACCTACGATCTGCCGCGTCCATTCCTGGTCATCGCCACTCAGAACCCGACCGAGCAATTCGGGACCTTTCCCCTGCCGGAATCCCAGATGGACCGCTTCATGATGAAGATCAGCATCGGCTATCCGCCGCGAGAGGCGGAGCGCGAGATTCTGCGGGGCGGGAGTAAGAGACGGGCCATACAGGCTCTGGAACCCATGATGGGAAAACAGGAGGTCATGGAGATCCAGGACCGGATCAGGACCGGCGTCTATCTTTCGGAGAAGGTCCTCGACTACCTGCTCAACATCATCGAAGCCACGCGCGCCAACGAATACCTGTTGAGCGGGCTGTCGACCCGCGGCGCCCTGGCGCTGGTCAACACGGCGAAATCCAGTGCCTTCTTCTCGGGAAAGGATTACGTGGTGCCCGAGAACATCAAGCGGGTTGCGGAATATGTCATTCCGCACAGGGTCCTGTTCCGGGAGGAATACGAGAGCGTGAACAAGAAGGAGATCATAAAATCGATACTGGAAGAAGTCCCCGTCCCGGCGTGA
- a CDS encoding ABC transporter ATP-binding protein, which translates to MDEWISLNEVSFVRSRRTILDGIDWNISPGDNWVVLGANGSGKTTLLRLLAGYLWPTQGRITVLGERFGQTDLRELRMKIGWVGSFLEAQIPSGQAPLDLIVSGKFASIGIFQTPAEDDYRKARELAKRLGCERIIDLPYGVLSQGEKQRLLIARAMIHRPQLLILDEPCAGLDLVSREQLLRTLQALGEAPDAPCMVLVTHHLQEIMPAFTHVFLLKDGRRLASGTKEEILRSELLSETFGIAVEVVAENGRYWTKVSFTG; encoded by the coding sequence ATGGATGAATGGATTTCACTCAATGAAGTGTCCTTTGTGCGAAGCCGCCGGACGATCCTGGACGGCATCGACTGGAACATTTCCCCCGGGGACAACTGGGTCGTTCTCGGGGCGAACGGCTCGGGGAAAACCACGCTCCTTCGCCTTCTGGCGGGGTACCTGTGGCCCACGCAAGGCCGGATAACCGTCCTCGGAGAACGATTCGGTCAGACGGATCTGCGTGAATTGAGAATGAAAATCGGATGGGTCGGTTCCTTCCTCGAAGCCCAGATCCCTTCCGGTCAAGCCCCCCTGGACCTGATCGTCAGCGGCAAGTTCGCGTCCATCGGCATCTTCCAGACTCCTGCCGAAGACGACTATCGGAAAGCACGCGAGCTTGCGAAACGGCTGGGCTGTGAGAGAATCATCGATCTCCCGTACGGGGTCCTGTCTCAGGGAGAAAAGCAGCGGCTGCTCATCGCCCGAGCCATGATCCACCGCCCTCAGCTGCTCATCCTCGATGAACCGTGCGCCGGCCTGGACCTGGTGTCCAGGGAACAGCTGCTCCGGACGCTCCAGGCCCTCGGCGAAGCCCCGGATGCCCCCTGCATGGTCCTCGTCACGCATCACCTCCAGGAGATCATGCCGGCCTTCACGCATGTGTTCCTCTTGAAAGACGGCCGCCGCCTGGCATCCGGAACAAAGGAAGAGATTTTGAGATCGGAGCTTCTGAGCGAAACCTTCGGCATTGCCGTAGAGGTGGTTGCAGAAAACGGGCGATACTGGACGAAGGTTTCATTCACGGGATAG
- the fabD gene encoding ACP S-malonyltransferase, whose product MKDWVFLFPGQGSQYVGMGREFYENYSEVRELFSQAGEILEMDIAKLCFEGPEEILVLTDNVQPAVTVVNLACFTVLQLHEIYPMAAAGHSLGEYSALFVAGVLDLKDVLNLVRRRGIFMQEAADEEPGSMAAIMDLDQGKLKEICDTCGVEVANVNCAEQTIITGHVDPVERAISLSTEAGAKMCVKLNVSGPWHSRCMTSARNRFEPHVRRCTFHDPQIPVINNVDAAPLQSAQEAPGKLIDQICSPVLWQQSMESLIAAGHDHFVEVGPKKVLRGLMRRINRNVKALNVEDSASLAAFLQANR is encoded by the coding sequence ATGAAGGATTGGGTTTTTCTCTTCCCCGGCCAGGGTTCCCAGTATGTGGGCATGGGGCGGGAGTTCTACGAAAATTACAGCGAGGTCCGGGAGTTGTTCTCACAGGCGGGCGAGATCCTCGAGATGGACATCGCGAAGCTGTGTTTTGAAGGACCGGAGGAAATCCTGGTGCTGACGGACAACGTTCAGCCCGCCGTTACCGTTGTGAACCTGGCCTGTTTTACCGTGCTGCAGCTTCATGAAATCTATCCGATGGCCGCGGCCGGTCACAGCCTCGGAGAGTACAGCGCCCTCTTTGTCGCCGGAGTGCTCGATCTCAAGGATGTCTTGAATCTCGTCAGACGGCGCGGCATTTTCATGCAGGAAGCCGCGGATGAGGAGCCGGGGTCGATGGCGGCCATCATGGACCTCGATCAGGGCAAGCTCAAAGAGATCTGCGATACCTGCGGAGTCGAGGTGGCCAACGTCAATTGCGCCGAACAGACCATCATCACCGGGCACGTGGACCCCGTGGAGCGGGCGATTTCCCTGAGCACGGAAGCCGGCGCGAAGATGTGCGTGAAACTGAACGTGAGCGGTCCATGGCACAGCCGCTGCATGACGTCGGCCCGTAACAGGTTTGAACCTCATGTGCGCCGGTGCACGTTCCACGACCCTCAGATCCCGGTCATCAACAACGTGGATGCCGCTCCGCTCCAAAGCGCCCAGGAGGCTCCCGGGAAACTGATCGACCAGATCTGCAGCCCGGTGCTCTGGCAACAGTCGATGGAAAGCCTCATCGCCGCGGGGCATGACCACTTCGTCGAGGTGGGTCCCAAGAAAGTACTGCGGGGCCTGATGCGCCGCATCAACCGCAACGTCAAGGCGCTCAACGTCGAGGACTCGGCAAGCCTGGCCGCTTTTCTGCAAGCCAACCGGTAA
- a CDS encoding NAD(P)H-quinone oxidoreductase, whose protein sequence is MNKQRMPAVVVRETGKKGDWNELSIEEVPLPQVKQDEVIVQVHACSVNRADLLQRRGLYPPPLGASSIMGLDFAGTITEVGSNVEGWEPWAKVFGITAGGGYGRYVAVPAAHLVPIPANLSFVDAAAAAEVFFTAFLNIFLEAMIESGETLLIHGGGSGVGTAAIQLARAAAVRVIVTAGSEDKLQRCLELGAAHGINYKEQDFAAEVLELTEGRGVDVILDWIGASYLEKHLRILKTRGRLVLIGLMGGTRTEIQLPVVLTKRLRIIGSVLRSQSDKEKAALVRAFTDWVLPLLESGKVRPVVDRVFPIDKVEEAHQYMLAGEHFGKLVLTW, encoded by the coding sequence ATGAACAAGCAGCGGATGCCCGCCGTCGTGGTTCGCGAAACAGGGAAGAAAGGCGATTGGAACGAGCTTTCCATCGAGGAGGTGCCGCTGCCCCAGGTGAAGCAGGATGAGGTGATCGTCCAGGTCCACGCGTGTTCCGTCAACCGTGCCGACCTGCTCCAGAGACGCGGCCTCTACCCGCCTCCCCTGGGCGCTTCCTCGATCATGGGGCTCGACTTTGCCGGCACCATCACCGAAGTGGGATCGAACGTGGAAGGCTGGGAACCCTGGGCCAAGGTTTTCGGCATAACCGCAGGAGGCGGCTACGGCCGCTACGTGGCGGTCCCCGCCGCACACCTGGTGCCCATTCCCGCCAACCTGAGCTTCGTCGACGCGGCAGCGGCGGCCGAGGTATTCTTCACGGCTTTTCTCAACATTTTCCTCGAGGCGATGATCGAAAGCGGGGAAACCCTTCTCATCCACGGCGGGGGCAGCGGAGTCGGAACCGCCGCGATACAGCTGGCACGGGCGGCCGCGGTCCGGGTGATCGTCACGGCCGGAAGCGAGGACAAATTGCAGCGCTGCCTGGAATTGGGGGCCGCGCACGGCATCAATTACAAGGAGCAGGATTTCGCGGCCGAGGTGCTGGAACTTACGGAAGGGCGCGGAGTCGATGTGATCCTCGACTGGATAGGGGCATCCTACCTGGAAAAGCACCTGCGCATCCTGAAGACGCGGGGCCGTCTCGTGCTGATCGGGCTGATGGGCGGAACCAGGACGGAGATTCAACTGCCCGTCGTGCTCACCAAGCGGCTGCGCATCATCGGGTCCGTCCTGAGGAGCCAGTCCGACAAGGAAAAGGCCGCCCTCGTTCGGGCGTTCACCGACTGGGTCCTGCCCCTCCTGGAGTCGGGCAAGGTCCGTCCGGTGGTGGACCGCGTCTTCCCGATCGACAAAGTCGAGGAGGCCCACCAATATATGCTTGCGGGCGAACACTTCGGAAAGCTCGTCCTCACCTGGTGA
- a CDS encoding molybdopterin-dependent oxidoreductase: MTRDVYSLCFMCTIRCPIKVTVENDEVLWIEGNPHVPGIEGALCAKGSAGVALLQDHERLRHPMIRTGPRGSGQWRRASWDEALDFVADRLRGIIERHGAHSILWGERTNLNTHISKAFMKGIGSPNHFTHDALCKGSVNTAFRSLTGYDDTQVGVDYANTKHIVMYGRNLFEALEIKAINNLLSAMGKGAKLTYIDPRVTVTASKATRYWMIRPGTDLALNYALMHVILEEGLFDAEFVRRWVLGLEELRAFVEPFTPARAEEETGIPAAEITALARELAEDKPAVAFHYGYRGAHHTNEVYLRRSIIMLNALMGSIETPGGLFFKKGMKTAGYGELGKYAAQEFPKIAGPRFDGSGSTRFPIADPAHGNPQALAQAILSEQPYPIKALIANRFEPLQSIPDASATREALDKLDLLVSIDINMNEFAWCADVVLPESMYLERGDSIQAVSGLKPQLCIRQQAVTPRHDTKPGWLIVKQLADRLGAGKYLPFETIEDIWNFQLQGTGLTVEELQARGFISLTEKPIFWDRANGLPFKTPSGKIEFVSSLLENAGFPSFPAYARVEPLSEGSFRLLVGRCAVHTHGSTQNNPYLNELVSENELWINSSAAARLGITDGCPVEVSSSRGAATIRAKVTEFIHPEAVFMLHGFGNTVPVQTRACMKGASDALLQENVSDFAGGSPALDETQVRVKRLD, from the coding sequence ATGACCAGGGACGTATATTCGTTGTGTTTCATGTGTACGATACGATGCCCCATCAAGGTGACCGTCGAGAACGATGAAGTCCTCTGGATCGAGGGAAATCCCCACGTTCCCGGAATCGAAGGCGCGCTGTGCGCGAAGGGGTCCGCGGGTGTCGCCCTGTTGCAGGACCATGAACGACTCCGGCACCCCATGATCCGCACCGGTCCGCGAGGCTCCGGACAATGGCGCAGGGCCTCCTGGGACGAAGCGCTGGATTTCGTGGCCGACCGCCTGCGCGGCATCATCGAGCGCCACGGAGCGCACAGCATACTCTGGGGAGAGCGCACCAACCTCAACACGCACATCAGCAAGGCATTCATGAAGGGTATCGGATCACCCAACCACTTCACTCACGACGCCCTGTGCAAAGGCTCGGTGAACACCGCATTTCGCAGCCTCACGGGGTACGACGACACACAGGTTGGGGTGGACTACGCCAACACGAAGCACATCGTCATGTACGGACGGAATCTGTTCGAGGCCCTGGAGATCAAGGCGATCAACAATCTCCTGAGCGCCATGGGAAAAGGCGCAAAACTCACTTACATCGACCCCCGAGTGACCGTCACCGCCTCGAAAGCGACACGGTACTGGATGATTCGGCCCGGCACGGACCTGGCGCTGAATTACGCCCTCATGCACGTTATTCTCGAGGAAGGTCTCTTCGACGCCGAATTTGTCCGGCGATGGGTGCTCGGTCTGGAGGAACTACGGGCTTTCGTGGAGCCTTTCACGCCTGCCCGGGCGGAAGAGGAAACGGGGATTCCGGCTGCCGAAATCACGGCCCTGGCAAGAGAGTTGGCGGAAGACAAGCCCGCCGTCGCGTTTCACTACGGGTACCGGGGCGCTCACCACACGAACGAAGTCTACCTCCGGCGTTCGATCATCATGCTCAATGCCCTGATGGGCAGCATCGAAACCCCGGGTGGACTGTTTTTCAAGAAAGGAATGAAGACGGCGGGGTATGGAGAGCTGGGCAAGTACGCCGCCCAGGAATTCCCCAAGATTGCGGGCCCGCGATTCGACGGGTCCGGCAGCACCCGGTTCCCCATCGCCGATCCGGCGCACGGTAATCCTCAAGCCCTGGCTCAGGCCATCCTCAGCGAACAGCCCTACCCCATCAAGGCGCTGATCGCCAATCGCTTCGAACCGCTTCAGTCCATCCCCGACGCCTCCGCAACCCGCGAGGCTCTCGACAAACTCGATCTGCTGGTCTCCATCGACATCAACATGAATGAATTCGCCTGGTGCGCCGATGTGGTGCTCCCGGAATCCATGTACCTCGAACGCGGGGATTCCATCCAGGCGGTGTCCGGGCTCAAACCCCAGCTCTGCATCCGCCAACAGGCGGTGACGCCCCGACACGACACAAAACCCGGATGGCTCATCGTGAAACAACTGGCCGACCGGCTCGGCGCAGGTAAGTATCTTCCCTTCGAAACCATCGAGGACATCTGGAACTTTCAGCTCCAGGGTACCGGTCTGACGGTGGAGGAGCTTCAGGCGAGGGGGTTCATCTCCTTGACCGAGAAACCGATTTTCTGGGATAGAGCAAACGGACTGCCGTTCAAGACGCCCTCGGGCAAGATCGAGTTTGTCAGTTCCCTGCTGGAGAATGCCGGTTTCCCCTCGTTTCCCGCATACGCCAGGGTCGAGCCGCTTTCCGAAGGGTCCTTCAGGCTGCTCGTGGGCCGTTGCGCCGTTCACACCCACGGCTCGACTCAGAACAATCCCTATCTCAACGAGCTTGTCTCCGAAAACGAGCTCTGGATCAATTCCTCCGCCGCGGCGCGACTCGGCATCACGGACGGCTGCCCGGTCGAGGTCTCATCTTCCCGAGGCGCGGCCACCATCAGGGCGAAGGTCACGGAGTTCATTCACCCCGAGGCGGTCTTCATGCTCCATGGATTCGGCAACACCGTGCCGGTCCAGACTCGCGCTTGCATGAAAGGAGCCAGCGACGCGCTGCTCCAGGAAAACGTTTCCGATTTTGCGGGCGGGAGCCCGGCACTTGACGAGACGCAGGTGCGGGTGAAGCGGCTCGATTGA